A genomic stretch from Acidobacteriota bacterium includes:
- the pilO gene encoding type 4a pilus biogenesis protein PilO, whose protein sequence is MIRKTPSPLILGFCLALAACGSGPSSSGPSSSARDEAATLERRVEHIEDLLARRPLAARVFDDLISALPDRVWLTDVVCDAGKVRIKGAAWSNDLLADYISRLGESPSLENLALGASVLKTVNGRERAEFSLAAAVREEPPGAPAPAGAPLTSRLEELEKDLPARQDSSAMLREIQLLTLDSGLRMTKFAPGAGVPGEFTTALPVVIDVTGSPSELRRFLRGLAGLPGLWVVERFSVKTVSPDDPRSPVRASVSARAYAKSRPGAASLITISSSLWAICGRSAAEPGPSFGPGPPRRNDPRVRIYPTDKRLSLT, encoded by the coding sequence ATGATCCGAAAGACACCGAGCCCGCTGATCCTGGGCTTTTGCCTGGCCCTGGCGGCCTGCGGCTCCGGGCCCTCCTCCTCCGGCCCTTCCTCGTCCGCCCGGGACGAGGCCGCGACCCTCGAACGGAGGGTTGAGCACATCGAGGACCTGCTGGCCCGGCGTCCCTTGGCCGCCCGGGTCTTCGACGATCTCATCTCGGCCCTGCCGGACCGCGTTTGGCTGACGGATGTCGTCTGCGACGCCGGGAAGGTCCGGATCAAGGGGGCTGCCTGGTCCAACGACCTTCTGGCGGATTACATCTCCCGGCTCGGCGAAAGCCCGTCGCTCGAAAACCTGGCGCTTGGCGCCTCCGTCTTGAAGACCGTGAATGGCCGGGAGCGGGCGGAATTCTCCCTGGCCGCCGCCGTCCGGGAGGAACCCCCCGGCGCTCCGGCCCCGGCCGGCGCGCCCCTGACCTCGCGCCTGGAAGAGCTGGAGAAGGATCTGCCGGCCCGGCAGGACAGTTCAGCCATGCTGCGGGAGATCCAGCTGCTCACCCTGGATTCGGGGCTCCGGATGACAAAGTTCGCGCCTGGCGCCGGGGTCCCGGGGGAATTCACGACGGCGCTGCCCGTCGTTATCGACGTCACCGGCAGTCCGAGCGAGCTCAGGCGCTTCCTCCGCGGTCTGGCCGGGCTTCCCGGCCTTTGGGTCGTTGAGCGCTTTTCGGTCAAGACCGTTTCCCCGGACGACCCGCGCTCACCCGTGCGCGCCTCCGTCTCGGCGCGCGCCTACGCCAAAAGCCGACCCGGGGCCGCTTCTCTGATCACGATCTCCTCTTCGCTATGGGCCATCTGCGGCCGATCGGCCGCAGAGCCGGGACCGTCCTTCGGGCCCGGGCCGCCGCGCCGAAACGACCCGCGCGTGAGAATTTATCCGACGGACAAGCGTCTTTCTCTCACGTAA
- a CDS encoding CHAT domain-containing tetratricopeptide repeat protein, with product MRLAVFVSLGLLFFTGSLPIPPAEPEKPSFERSLAHAGELRSQGDFVRSFKAMQQALSIALRDRKPSQQGKCLIRMGLLKWDLGEMAESASSFSDARAAFKAAGDLRAQEFCATCLEVIRLYKQGKEDRKAGLLYRSVARFEEAFSRGRETGMPDFELKCLRQQSLAYLDLRQFDLFLKNNKKGLEIATYISHSAEQGRCLNNIGVYHQWHNDYSRAVSHFEKALAVSNAAEDPATEAECLNNLGLIYRELDNFERAQFYLERALARDRSGGDPNAVVMDLVNIGAVLLSRGIEEHTKDDLLKALEIFRDCLRLQDLKTADRLVIFVILNNMGIIRNELGDPEGARRHFERAAEILDPAKDILERCQAQINIAASYLREQNVEQALFHFRSAFDIGAKGSSENVLIEASVGLGQCYERMHDGLSALSFYRRAIETIETMRGRILSESASIGFARNKLEPYERSIHILADRYVARPSLGGLDEIFSVIERARARAFLESVNQARFDLPSSGSPTLAERQRAISGNIARLRTAAADPSNAPELRQAMKQELELEEEKYVRLIQEAKAAGRPRDLRWQTPLDRIDVVQGLLASREALVLEYFLGEERSYLISISQTTAALHLLPGRRMIEGSLRAYLKSIADRSLDPETGSNAAERIGSDLIPVEQEIRSVRTVIVIPDGILHYLPFETLKIRDGNGSRYLVEETSVAYCPSSSALVALAGSGLPLRPRWKKELLAVGGVTYQAGDRHDRRASITSRLSDEPIDFEEGIEYPSLPFSRKEILDISRVFPADTVDVLTGDAATEANVKIWPLTEYRIIHFACHGFLNERYPFRSALALSPGGSPEEDGFLQMREIYGLDVNADLVVLSACQTGQGLMERSEGPMGLSRPFFFAGARSVLASLWPTDDAASRAFMSDLYRAIADGSSASEALSRTKRKMLRSSQWAHPFYWAAFMLQGDPSTAASATRHPLDPTGGRRNGAARIPRTWNHGDKT from the coding sequence ATGCGCCTGGCGGTCTTCGTTTCCTTAGGCCTCCTGTTTTTTACAGGCAGCCTCCCGATACCTCCGGCAGAGCCGGAAAAGCCGTCATTCGAAAGATCGCTTGCCCATGCAGGGGAATTGCGTTCTCAAGGCGATTTCGTCCGGTCTTTCAAGGCCATGCAACAGGCGCTTTCCATCGCCTTGCGGGACCGGAAGCCCTCCCAGCAAGGCAAGTGCCTGATACGGATGGGCCTCCTCAAGTGGGACCTTGGCGAGATGGCCGAATCCGCCTCCAGTTTTAGCGACGCAAGGGCGGCCTTCAAGGCGGCCGGAGATCTGAGGGCCCAGGAATTCTGCGCCACTTGTCTCGAGGTGATCCGTCTCTACAAACAGGGCAAGGAAGACCGCAAGGCCGGACTATTATATCGTTCAGTCGCCCGATTCGAAGAGGCGTTCTCCCGTGGCCGTGAGACCGGCATGCCGGATTTCGAGCTTAAGTGCCTGCGCCAGCAATCCCTGGCATATCTGGACCTGCGCCAGTTCGACCTTTTCTTGAAGAACAACAAGAAAGGGTTGGAGATCGCGACGTACATCTCCCATTCTGCCGAACAAGGCCGCTGCCTGAACAACATCGGGGTCTATCATCAATGGCATAATGATTATTCGCGGGCCGTTTCGCATTTCGAAAAGGCCCTGGCCGTATCGAACGCGGCCGAGGATCCGGCAACGGAAGCCGAGTGCCTGAACAACCTCGGACTCATCTATCGGGAACTCGACAACTTCGAGCGGGCTCAATTCTATCTCGAGCGCGCGCTGGCGCGGGATCGGTCAGGAGGGGACCCGAACGCCGTCGTTATGGATCTCGTCAATATCGGAGCGGTGCTCTTGAGTCGAGGGATCGAGGAGCACACGAAGGACGACCTGCTCAAGGCGCTCGAAATTTTCAGGGACTGCCTGCGACTTCAGGATCTGAAGACGGCGGATCGCCTCGTCATCTTTGTGATCCTCAATAATATGGGTATCATCCGTAACGAACTTGGCGATCCCGAAGGGGCCCGACGCCACTTCGAACGGGCGGCGGAGATCCTCGACCCCGCCAAGGATATCCTGGAACGGTGCCAGGCGCAGATCAACATTGCGGCCTCCTATCTGCGCGAGCAAAACGTCGAACAAGCGTTGTTCCATTTCCGGAGCGCGTTCGACATCGGCGCCAAAGGATCATCTGAAAACGTCCTGATCGAAGCGTCCGTCGGGCTCGGTCAATGCTACGAGAGGATGCACGACGGCCTGTCGGCCCTCTCGTTCTATCGGCGGGCCATCGAGACCATCGAGACGATGAGGGGCCGGATCTTGAGCGAAAGCGCGTCGATCGGCTTCGCTCGGAACAAGCTCGAACCCTATGAAAGGTCGATCCATATTCTAGCCGACCGTTACGTCGCGCGGCCTTCTCTGGGAGGACTCGACGAGATCTTCAGCGTTATCGAAAGAGCCCGAGCCCGAGCCTTCCTGGAAAGCGTCAACCAGGCCCGTTTCGATCTCCCGTCGTCCGGTTCCCCGACATTGGCCGAGCGACAACGGGCCATCTCCGGGAATATTGCCAGATTAAGGACGGCGGCAGCCGATCCTTCGAACGCCCCGGAACTGCGGCAGGCCATGAAGCAGGAACTCGAACTGGAGGAAGAGAAGTACGTCCGCTTGATCCAGGAAGCGAAGGCTGCCGGACGACCCCGGGACCTTCGATGGCAGACCCCCCTTGACCGGATCGACGTTGTGCAGGGATTGCTTGCGAGCAGAGAAGCCCTGGTTCTGGAATATTTCCTGGGCGAGGAGCGCTCCTATCTGATCTCGATCTCTCAAACGACGGCGGCCCTTCATCTTCTCCCGGGGCGGCGGATGATCGAAGGATCGTTGAGAGCCTATCTGAAATCGATCGCTGACCGTTCGTTGGATCCGGAGACCGGATCCAACGCCGCCGAGAGGATCGGGAGCGATCTTATCCCGGTCGAACAGGAGATCCGATCGGTCCGGACCGTAATTGTGATCCCCGACGGCATCCTCCACTATCTCCCTTTTGAGACCCTCAAGATACGGGACGGTAACGGCTCGAGATACCTCGTCGAGGAGACCTCCGTCGCCTATTGTCCGTCGTCCTCGGCGCTTGTCGCTCTCGCGGGATCGGGCTTGCCGCTGCGGCCGAGATGGAAAAAGGAGCTTCTGGCCGTCGGGGGGGTGACCTATCAGGCCGGCGACAGGCATGATCGCCGGGCTTCAATAACCAGCCGTCTTTCCGACGAACCGATCGATTTCGAGGAGGGGATTGAATACCCCTCGCTTCCGTTCAGCCGGAAGGAGATCCTGGATATCTCACGGGTTTTCCCGGCGGATACGGTAGACGTATTGACTGGTGACGCCGCGACCGAAGCGAACGTCAAAATATGGCCCTTGACGGAATACCGGATCATCCATTTCGCCTGCCATGGATTCCTCAACGAGCGCTATCCCTTCAGGTCGGCCCTGGCCCTCTCTCCCGGAGGTAGCCCGGAAGAGGACGGGTTTCTTCAGATGCGGGAGATCTACGGGCTGGACGTAAACGCCGATCTCGTCGTTTTGTCAGCTTGCCAGACAGGGCAAGGCCTGATGGAGAGATCAGAGGGCCCCATGGGCCTATCTCGCCCGTTCTTTTTCGCCGGCGCCCGCTCGGTCCTCGCTTCCCTTTGGCCGACCGACGACGCGGCCAGCCGGGCCTTCATGTCCGATCTCTATCGGGCGATCGCCGACGGCTCGTCCGCGTCTGAGGCTCTCAGCCGCACGAAAAGAAAGATGCTGAGGAGCTCTCAATGGGCTCATCCTTTCTATTGGGCTGCCTTCATGTTGCAGGGAGATCCTTCGACCGCGGCGTCGGCGACCCGGCATCCCCTTGATCCTACCGGTGGACGACGAAACGGAGCAGCCCGGATTCCGCGCACTTGGAACCACGGAGATAAGACGTAA